The Pseudoalteromonas translucida KMM 520 genome segment TCAGGTATTGCTGAGCTAGAAATCACTGAAGGTGAAGAGTCAGTACGTATAAATCGTAATAACATGAGTGCAGGCCCAGGCTATGCTCAGTTTGCGCCACAGCAATATGCACCAGCACCAGTTGCCGCTCCAGTTGCTGCAGCTCCTGCAGCAGCAGTTGAAGCCGCTGCTCCAGCTGGCCCTACAGGCCATCAAGTTAAATCACCTATGGTTGGTTCATTCTACGCTGCGGCTTCACCAGAAGCGCCAGCATACGTAGAAGTTGGTTCTCAAGTTAAAGTTGGCGATACATTATGTATCATCGAAGCAATGAAAATGATGAACCAAATTGAGTCAGATAAAGCTGGTACAGTAAAAGCTATTCTAGCTGAAAATGGCGAGCCAATAGAATTTGATCAACCTTTATTCATCATTGAATAATAGCGCAACCTAAAAGGCCAACTCTAATGTTAGATAAAGTAGTCATTGCAAACCGAGGTGAAATTGCACTTCGTATATTGCGCGCCTGCAAAGAGCTTGGGATCAAAACGGTTGCTGTGCATTCAACGGCAGATCGCGATCTTAAGCATGTATTGCTTGCAGATGAAACCATCTGTATTGGTAAACCAGCAGCAACAGAAAGTTATTTAGATATTCCGCGTATTATTGCCGCGGCTGAAATAACTGACGCTGTAGCGATTCATCCTGGTTATGGTTTTCTTGCAGAAAATGCTGATTTTGCCGATCAAGTTGAGCAAAGTGGTTTTGTATTTATTGGTCCTACTGGCGATACAATTCGTCTTATGGGCGATAAAGTATCTGCAATCGCAGCAATGCGTAAAGCCGGTGTTCCGTGTGTACCAGGCTCAGATGGTCCAGTATCAGATGACAAAGAGCGCAATATGCAAATTGCTAAGCGCATTGGTTATCCGGTAATCATTAAAGCCGCTGGTGGCGGTGGTGGCCGAGGTATGCGTGTTGTGCGCAGCGAAGCTGAACTGATTGATTCAATTGCATTAACCCAACAAGAAGCGAAGCAGTTCTTTGGTAATGGCATGGTTTACATGGAGAAATACCTTGAAAATCCACGTCATATCGAAGTACAAATTTTAGCTGATGGCCAAGGTAATGCAGTGCATTTAGGTGAACGTGATTGTTCTATGCAGCGTCGTCACCAAAAAGTAGTTGAGGAAGCACCCGCACCAGGAATTACTGCAGAAACACGTAAGTTTATTGGTGAGCGCTGTACGCGTGCCTGTATTGAAATTGGTTATCGTGGAGCTGGTACGTTTGAGTTTTTATACGAAAACGGCGAGTTTTACTTTATCGAAATGAATACCCGTATTCAGGTTGAGCATACAATTACTGAAATGGTGACAGGTATTGATTTAGTTAAAGAGCAGCTAAAAATTGCTGCTGGTCAGCCATTGTCGTTTACTCAAGATGATGTTGTTATTCGCGGCCATGCCATTGAATGTCGTATTAACGCAGAAGACCCAGAAACGTTTATCCCATCACCGGGTAAAATTACACGTTTTCATCCTGCGGGTGGTTTAGGTATTCGTTGGGATAGCCATATTTATGCTGACTACACCGTACCACCACATTACGATTCAATGATCGGTAAGCTAATTACTTACGGTGAAAACCGTGACGTAGCAATTGCTCGTGCACGTAACGCACTAAATGAGTTAGTAATCGACGGTATTAAAACCAATACTCCGCTGCATAAAAGAATTCTTGCAGACGAAAACTTCCAAAATGGTGGGACTAATATCCACTATCTTGAGAAAAAATTGGGACTATAATTCCTCGTTAATAGAAACCGGCGCTTAGCCGGTTTTTTTATCTTTAAAAATTGGCTGTATCACCTTAAATAAATAATCTGGTATGATTAACAAATATGCGCTTTAATAAATTTTTGAGGTAAAGGTAATAATGTCACGTAGTTTTAAGTCTCACTTGAGTGATGATATTGCCACGGTAACAATGGGCAATCGAATTGCGGCTATTATAGAGCAAGGTGCGGTAATTTATTTACATGGCGATTTAGGCGCGGGTAAAACCACCTTTACACGTGGCGTAGTGCAAGGTTTTGGCCATACAGGTAAGGTTAAAAGTCCAACGTATACCTTAGTAGAACCATATGAGCTGGAGCGCGCTAATGTTTACCACTTTGATTTGTATCGTTTAGGCGATCCAGAAGAA includes the following:
- the accB gene encoding acetyl-CoA carboxylase biotin carboxyl carrier protein, whose protein sequence is MDIRKIKKLIELVEESGIAELEITEGEESVRINRNNMSAGPGYAQFAPQQYAPAPVAAPVAAAPAAAVEAAAPAGPTGHQVKSPMVGSFYAAASPEAPAYVEVGSQVKVGDTLCIIEAMKMMNQIESDKAGTVKAILAENGEPIEFDQPLFIIE
- the accC gene encoding acetyl-CoA carboxylase biotin carboxylase subunit, translated to MLDKVVIANRGEIALRILRACKELGIKTVAVHSTADRDLKHVLLADETICIGKPAATESYLDIPRIIAAAEITDAVAIHPGYGFLAENADFADQVEQSGFVFIGPTGDTIRLMGDKVSAIAAMRKAGVPCVPGSDGPVSDDKERNMQIAKRIGYPVIIKAAGGGGGRGMRVVRSEAELIDSIALTQQEAKQFFGNGMVYMEKYLENPRHIEVQILADGQGNAVHLGERDCSMQRRHQKVVEEAPAPGITAETRKFIGERCTRACIEIGYRGAGTFEFLYENGEFYFIEMNTRIQVEHTITEMVTGIDLVKEQLKIAAGQPLSFTQDDVVIRGHAIECRINAEDPETFIPSPGKITRFHPAGGLGIRWDSHIYADYTVPPHYDSMIGKLITYGENRDVAIARARNALNELVIDGIKTNTPLHKRILADENFQNGGTNIHYLEKKLGL
- the tsaE gene encoding tRNA (adenosine(37)-N6)-threonylcarbamoyltransferase complex ATPase subunit type 1 TsaE gives rise to the protein MSRSFKSHLSDDIATVTMGNRIAAIIEQGAVIYLHGDLGAGKTTFTRGVVQGFGHTGKVKSPTYTLVEPYELERANVYHFDLYRLGDPEELEYMGIRDYFSAQAICVVEWPEKGGEFIPVPDLNITLSYVGDERNIVINSASERGSVIIEKLNNSTSE